A genomic region of Zea mays cultivar B73 chromosome 6, Zm-B73-REFERENCE-NAM-5.0, whole genome shotgun sequence contains the following coding sequences:
- the LOC100281241 gene encoding V-type proton ATPase subunit C: MATRYWIVSLPVQSPGAIASSLWSRLQDSISRHSFDTPLYRFNVPDLRVGTLDSLLALSDDLVKSNVFVEGVSHKIRRQIEDLERAGGVESGTLTVDGVPVDTYLTRFVWDEGKYPTMSPLKEIVGSIQSQVAKIEDDMKVRAAEYNNVRSQLSAINRKQSGSLAVRDLSNLVKPEDMITSEHLVTLLAIVPKYSQKDWLSSYETLDTFVVPRSSKKLYEDNEYALYTVTLFAKVVDNFKVRAREKGFQIRDFEYSPEAQESRMQEMEKLLRDQEAMRTTLLQWCYASYSEVFSSWMHFCAVRVFVESILRYGLPPSFLSAVLAPSTKSEKKVRSILDELSGDAHSLYWKSEDDVGVAGLGGETEAHPYVSFTINFV, encoded by the exons ATGGCGACACGCTACTGGATCGTGTCTCTGCCCGTGCAGTCACCTGGCGCCATCGCAAGCTCCCTGTGGTCTCGCCTCCAGGACTCCATCTCCCGCCACTCCTTCGACACTCCGCTCTACCGC TTCAACGTCCCGGATCTCCGCGTCGGCACCCTCGACTCGCTTCTCGCCCTCAGCGACGACCTCGTCAAG TCCAATGTTTTCGTGGAGGGCGTGTCACACAAGATCCGGAGGCAGATCGAGGACCTCGAGCGCGCCGGAGGGGTCGAGAGTGGGACCCTCACCGTCGATGGCGTTCCTGTCGACACCTACCTCACCAG GTTCGTGTGGGATGAGGGCAAATACCCCACAATGTCTCCGCTCAAGGAGATTGTTGGCAGCATCCAGTCACAGGTTGCCAAGATTGAGGATGATATGAAG GTGCGAGCAGCGGAATATAATAATGTAAGGAGCCAGCTTAGTGCAATCAACAGAAAGCAAAGTGGGAG CTTAGCGGTTCGTGATCTTTCCAATCTGGTAAAACCGGAGGATATGATCACCTCGGAACATCTTGTGACACTTCTTGCAATCGTTCCCAAGTACTCCCAAAAAGACTGGCTGTCAAGCTATGAGACACTTGATACATTTGTG GTACCTAGGTCATCTAAAAAGCTCTATGAAGACAACGAATATGCTCTCTACACTGTGACACTATTTGCTAAGGTTGTTGACAACTTTAAGGTCCGTGCTCGCGAGAAGGGTTTTCAG ATCCGTGATTTCGAGTACAGTCCTGAAGCACAGGAAAGCCGGATGCAGGAGATGGAGAAGCTACTGCGAGACCAAGAAGCTATGAGGACCACTCTTCTTCAGTGGTGTTATGCCAGCTACAGCGAG GTATTCAGTTCCTGGATGCACTTTTGTGCTGTGCGTGTCTTTGTGGAGAGCATTCTTAGATATGGTCTGCCGCCATCATTCCTG TCTGCTGTTCTTGCACCATCTACAAAGAGCGAGAAGAAAGTAAGGAGCATCTTAGACGAGCTCTCTGGCGATGCCCATAG CCTGTATTGGAAATCCGAAGACGATGTAGGCGTTGCTGGTCTGGGAGGCGAAACCGAGGCGCACCCTTACGTCTCCTTCACCATAAATTTTGTCTGA